One stretch of Passer domesticus isolate bPasDom1 chromosome 2, bPasDom1.hap1, whole genome shotgun sequence DNA includes these proteins:
- the B3GLCT gene encoding beta-1,3-glucosyltransferase isoform X3 — translation MLHPVSTLWSHRWFRKGYLKVPHALLAFAVSVVSEGAEDETELPVLQNSEKSRTISKIGRELKGIVFVIQSQSSSFHSKRAEDLKRDILKQAVELGRELPTVLLTHQIDRHEGAWTILPLMTDFSVTYGRNSSWIFFCEEDTRIQVVKLVETLRRFDKSKEWFLGKALYDEESTIIHHYAFAENPTVFKFPDFAAGWALSIPLVNKLAKKLKSEPLKSDFTIDLKHEIALYIWQKGEGPHLTPVPEFCTDDVNSYKVDHCATTFSNFLPLCGEPVNKEDVFVAVKTCRKFHGDRIPVVKQTWEREAALIEYYSDYADISIPTIDLGIPNTDRGHCGKTFAILERFLNHTSPRTPWLVVVDDDTLISIFRLRKLLSCYDPNEPIFLGERYGYGLGTGGYSYITGGGGMVFSRAAVQKLLASKCRCYSMDAPDDMVLGMCFSGLGIPVTHSPLFHQARPMDYPKDYLSHQIPVSFHKHWNIDPVKVYFTWLAPNTEESHNGKKVGYNREDL, via the exons cttttgcTGTAAGTGTAGTTTCTGAAGGTGCAGAAGATGAGACTGAACTACCAGTGCTGCAG AACTCTGAAAAAAGTAGAACAATTAGTAAAATAGGCAGAG AATTAAAAGGAATTGTATTTGTCATCCAGAGTCAAAGTAGTTCTTTTCATTCGAAGAGGGCAGAAGATCTAAAAAGAGATATTTTGAAACAGGCTGTAGAACTTGGAAGG gaATTGCCTACGGTTCTGCTTACTCATCAGATCGACAGGCATGAAGGTGCATGGACAATATTGCCATTAATGACAGA ctTCTCTGTTACCTATGGTAGGAACTcctcatggatttttttctgtgaagaagATACAAGAATACAGGTTGTAAAACTGGTAGAAACACTCAGAAGATTTGACAAGTCTAag GAGTGGTTTTTAGGTAAAGCATTATATGATGAAGAATCTACAATAATTCACCATTATGCCTTTGCTGAAAATCCTACAGTCTttaaatttccagattttgctgctGGTTGGGCACTTAGCATTCCACTTGTTAACAA GCTTGCAAAGAAGTTGAAGAGCGAGCCACTCAAATCAGACTTTACAATAGATTTAAAGCATGAG ATTGCCCTGTACATTTGGCAGAAAGGGGAAGGACCACATCTTACTCCAGTGCCGGAGTTCTGCACAGATGATGTGAATTCATATAAGGTTGATCACTGTGCAACAACTTTCAGTAATTTTCTGCCACTTTGT GGAGAGCCAGTGAATAAGGAAGATGTTTTTGTTGCTGTAAAAACATGTCGAAAATTTCATGGTGACAGAA TACCAGTTGTAAAGCAGACGTGGGAAAGAGAAGCTGCCCTTATTGAGTACTACAGTGATTATGCAGACATCTCCATTCCTACTATAGACCTAGGCATACCTAACACTGACAGAG GTCACTGTGGAAAAACTTTTGCCATTTTGGAAAGGTTTTTGAATCATACTTCTCCCAGAACCCCTTGGTTAGTTGTAGTGGATGATGACACACTGATAAG TATATTCAGACTCCGAAAATTGCTCAGCTGCTATGACCCAAATGAACCAATATTCCTTGGAGAGCGTTATGGCTATGGCTTGGGAACAGGAGGATACAGTTATATCACTGGTGGAGGAGG GATGGTtttcagcagagcagctgttCAGAAACTACTCGCTAGCAAGTGCCGGTGTTACAGCATGGATGCCCCCGATGATATGGTCCTTGGGATGTGTTTCAGTGGCTTAGGAATCCCTGTAACACACAGTCCGCTCTTTCATCAG GCAAGGCCAATGGACTACCCAAAAGACTACCTTTCTCACCAAATTCCAGTATCATTTCACAAGCATTGGAATATTGATCCAGTGAAGGTGTATTTCACATGGCTGGCACCAAACACAGAGGAGTCACATAACGGAAAAAAAGTTGGATATAACAGAGAGGATTTATGA
- the B3GLCT gene encoding beta-1,3-glucosyltransferase isoform X2, giving the protein MCREPGCGRWLLFFACAHLVFLLPPLRARAFAVSVVSEGAEDETELPVLQNSEKSRTISKIGRELKGIVFVIQSQSSSFHSKRAEDLKRDILKQAVELGRELPTVLLTHQIDRHEGAWTILPLMTDFSVTYGRNSSWIFFCEEDTRIQVVKLVETLRRFDKSKEWFLGKALYDEESTIIHHYAFAENPTVFKFPDFAAGWALSIPLVNKLAKKLKSEPLKSDFTIDLKHEIALYIWQKGEGPHLTPVPEFCTDDVNSYKVDHCATTFSNFLPLCGEPVNKEDVFVAVKTCRKFHGDRIPVVKQTWEREAALIEYYSDYADISIPTIDLGIPNTDRGHCGKTFAILERFLNHTSPRTPWLVVVDDDTLISIFRLRKLLSCYDPNEPIFLGERYGYGLGTGGYSYITGGGGMVFSRAAVQKLLASKCRCYSMDAPDDMVLGMCFSGLGIPVTHSPLFHQARPMDYPKDYLSHQIPVSFHKHWNIDPVKVYFTWLAPNTEESHNGKKVGYNREDL; this is encoded by the exons cttttgcTGTAAGTGTAGTTTCTGAAGGTGCAGAAGATGAGACTGAACTACCAGTGCTGCAG AACTCTGAAAAAAGTAGAACAATTAGTAAAATAGGCAGAG AATTAAAAGGAATTGTATTTGTCATCCAGAGTCAAAGTAGTTCTTTTCATTCGAAGAGGGCAGAAGATCTAAAAAGAGATATTTTGAAACAGGCTGTAGAACTTGGAAGG gaATTGCCTACGGTTCTGCTTACTCATCAGATCGACAGGCATGAAGGTGCATGGACAATATTGCCATTAATGACAGA ctTCTCTGTTACCTATGGTAGGAACTcctcatggatttttttctgtgaagaagATACAAGAATACAGGTTGTAAAACTGGTAGAAACACTCAGAAGATTTGACAAGTCTAag GAGTGGTTTTTAGGTAAAGCATTATATGATGAAGAATCTACAATAATTCACCATTATGCCTTTGCTGAAAATCCTACAGTCTttaaatttccagattttgctgctGGTTGGGCACTTAGCATTCCACTTGTTAACAA GCTTGCAAAGAAGTTGAAGAGCGAGCCACTCAAATCAGACTTTACAATAGATTTAAAGCATGAG ATTGCCCTGTACATTTGGCAGAAAGGGGAAGGACCACATCTTACTCCAGTGCCGGAGTTCTGCACAGATGATGTGAATTCATATAAGGTTGATCACTGTGCAACAACTTTCAGTAATTTTCTGCCACTTTGT GGAGAGCCAGTGAATAAGGAAGATGTTTTTGTTGCTGTAAAAACATGTCGAAAATTTCATGGTGACAGAA TACCAGTTGTAAAGCAGACGTGGGAAAGAGAAGCTGCCCTTATTGAGTACTACAGTGATTATGCAGACATCTCCATTCCTACTATAGACCTAGGCATACCTAACACTGACAGAG GTCACTGTGGAAAAACTTTTGCCATTTTGGAAAGGTTTTTGAATCATACTTCTCCCAGAACCCCTTGGTTAGTTGTAGTGGATGATGACACACTGATAAG TATATTCAGACTCCGAAAATTGCTCAGCTGCTATGACCCAAATGAACCAATATTCCTTGGAGAGCGTTATGGCTATGGCTTGGGAACAGGAGGATACAGTTATATCACTGGTGGAGGAGG GATGGTtttcagcagagcagctgttCAGAAACTACTCGCTAGCAAGTGCCGGTGTTACAGCATGGATGCCCCCGATGATATGGTCCTTGGGATGTGTTTCAGTGGCTTAGGAATCCCTGTAACACACAGTCCGCTCTTTCATCAG GCAAGGCCAATGGACTACCCAAAAGACTACCTTTCTCACCAAATTCCAGTATCATTTCACAAGCATTGGAATATTGATCCAGTGAAGGTGTATTTCACATGGCTGGCACCAAACACAGAGGAGTCACATAACGGAAAAAAAGTTGGATATAACAGAGAGGATTTATGA
- the B3GLCT gene encoding beta-1,3-glucosyltransferase isoform X4, translating to MCREPGCGRWLLFFACAHLVFLLPPLRARELKGIVFVIQSQSSSFHSKRAEDLKRDILKQAVELGRELPTVLLTHQIDRHEGAWTILPLMTDFSVTYGRNSSWIFFCEEDTRIQVVKLVETLRRFDKSKEWFLGKALYDEESTIIHHYAFAENPTVFKFPDFAAGWALSIPLVNKLAKKLKSEPLKSDFTIDLKHEIALYIWQKGEGPHLTPVPEFCTDDVNSYKVDHCATTFSNFLPLCGEPVNKEDVFVAVKTCRKFHGDRIPVVKQTWEREAALIEYYSDYADISIPTIDLGIPNTDRGHCGKTFAILERFLNHTSPRTPWLVVVDDDTLISIFRLRKLLSCYDPNEPIFLGERYGYGLGTGGYSYITGGGGMVFSRAAVQKLLASKCRCYSMDAPDDMVLGMCFSGLGIPVTHSPLFHQARPMDYPKDYLSHQIPVSFHKHWNIDPVKVYFTWLAPNTEESHNGKKVGYNREDL from the exons AATTAAAAGGAATTGTATTTGTCATCCAGAGTCAAAGTAGTTCTTTTCATTCGAAGAGGGCAGAAGATCTAAAAAGAGATATTTTGAAACAGGCTGTAGAACTTGGAAGG gaATTGCCTACGGTTCTGCTTACTCATCAGATCGACAGGCATGAAGGTGCATGGACAATATTGCCATTAATGACAGA ctTCTCTGTTACCTATGGTAGGAACTcctcatggatttttttctgtgaagaagATACAAGAATACAGGTTGTAAAACTGGTAGAAACACTCAGAAGATTTGACAAGTCTAag GAGTGGTTTTTAGGTAAAGCATTATATGATGAAGAATCTACAATAATTCACCATTATGCCTTTGCTGAAAATCCTACAGTCTttaaatttccagattttgctgctGGTTGGGCACTTAGCATTCCACTTGTTAACAA GCTTGCAAAGAAGTTGAAGAGCGAGCCACTCAAATCAGACTTTACAATAGATTTAAAGCATGAG ATTGCCCTGTACATTTGGCAGAAAGGGGAAGGACCACATCTTACTCCAGTGCCGGAGTTCTGCACAGATGATGTGAATTCATATAAGGTTGATCACTGTGCAACAACTTTCAGTAATTTTCTGCCACTTTGT GGAGAGCCAGTGAATAAGGAAGATGTTTTTGTTGCTGTAAAAACATGTCGAAAATTTCATGGTGACAGAA TACCAGTTGTAAAGCAGACGTGGGAAAGAGAAGCTGCCCTTATTGAGTACTACAGTGATTATGCAGACATCTCCATTCCTACTATAGACCTAGGCATACCTAACACTGACAGAG GTCACTGTGGAAAAACTTTTGCCATTTTGGAAAGGTTTTTGAATCATACTTCTCCCAGAACCCCTTGGTTAGTTGTAGTGGATGATGACACACTGATAAG TATATTCAGACTCCGAAAATTGCTCAGCTGCTATGACCCAAATGAACCAATATTCCTTGGAGAGCGTTATGGCTATGGCTTGGGAACAGGAGGATACAGTTATATCACTGGTGGAGGAGG GATGGTtttcagcagagcagctgttCAGAAACTACTCGCTAGCAAGTGCCGGTGTTACAGCATGGATGCCCCCGATGATATGGTCCTTGGGATGTGTTTCAGTGGCTTAGGAATCCCTGTAACACACAGTCCGCTCTTTCATCAG GCAAGGCCAATGGACTACCCAAAAGACTACCTTTCTCACCAAATTCCAGTATCATTTCACAAGCATTGGAATATTGATCCAGTGAAGGTGTATTTCACATGGCTGGCACCAAACACAGAGGAGTCACATAACGGAAAAAAAGTTGGATATAACAGAGAGGATTTATGA